A window of Daucus carota subsp. sativus chromosome 2, DH1 v3.0, whole genome shotgun sequence genomic DNA:
AGCTAAAAGCAGTGTTGTGAAAATAGCGATTAATCGCGCTTCGCGAGTAGGCGATGGTTCCGCGAGTTGCATATGAGCGATTTAGCGCGATTTTGAAATTGTCAAAAAATTGCGTTTAACTCGCGATTACTCGCAAAAACTCGCCAAAACTCGCAATAAAAAGCGCAAAAACTCGCAAAAGTATAGAAGGACTGAAATACCCttagtttaaaaaaaactacTTATATCTTTATAAGTCTACTCTATCGATCTCTCTTCATCTTCACATCTTATTTCTCTCGACCCTCTCTCTTCATCTCTCTATATTTCTTTGATACCCCGGCCTTAAATATATAGCATATATGCTAAATTTTATATACTATTTACAGTGTTTGTTAGGTGTTCGATTAAATTCCCCTTTGAAATTACTCTTTTAGAAGCTACTGATCACTTGAGCCATAGTTAAAGATGACTCGAAGTGTTGATATTGGGTGGAAATTTGGGAATCCAGTTGAGAAAGACAAGTCAAAAGTTCAAACATACATTCCGTGGTGGAATTAATCGTTTCAAGAAGCATCTAGCTGGAGGATACAATAGAGATGCTGCACCATGTGATAAAGTTCCAGTTCATGTTACTAAATGTTATTGATTGATAATATGATAGTTATGTGATATTTCCACTATGTTGAAActattatttttgtttgaaacTAATATTAGAAGTAACAATCtcgaaattttataattatacagataatttcatttttgtCCAAAAATCGCGCGAGTAATCGCGCTTCGCGAGTTGCGCTTCAAAATtggagctttttttttttttttaatttttatttttcgtgTTACACAACACTGGCTAAAAGGGTTTTAGAGCAACTTTTGCCTGGAACAGATGGGATGAGATCAGCTCGTATTAACTTGAGCTTCTTAGCTCCTTAACCACAATAGCAAGTAGACGCCCTTCTCTTTAGAAATCCCATAGAGTCTTAGCTCCTTGACTGCAACTTTAAAGCGCTCAGAGCTTTAATTACGGCTTTTGTGATCTTGGTCCAGACTAGTAGAATAAATATCTTCCCCGCTTAAGGATGTTGGATTCAATGTTATGCAATTTACGCGGTATTCTATTTACCAAAGAAGTCAATCGCTCAATATTAAACCATTGTTTGACCAATCACATATACTTAATCAAAGAAGAAAACAGGAATGTGGCGTAATCcaggttctctctctctctgaactCCTTTTAACAGCAGTTGCTGGAAATGAGGtctattttgttattttgggggggtggggggggggggggggggggggggggactgTTTGCATGTAAGTTCTCACCAAAAGATATTCTCCCCCCTGGTAAGATGCTAACAGTCCCGTATAATCTAATAATAGTAGCATCAATTGGTACCTTCACTAATATTAGTTTCTATAAGCTAGATATTTATCAGCTACTGCTGTCAGTGGGGTGGTTCATTTTCTAAAGGCTGTTCTcataatatatgtatgtatgtatgtatgtatgtatgtatgtatgtatgtatgtatgtatgtgtgtgtgtatatgtatatgtatatattatgagCGGCTGGCGCTTACAGACATAGGTTCGTAAATTTTGCCCTGCGCAGTATACTACTTGGTCTGCAAACAACATTGCATTTTTCTCCTCAGCttttatataaatgtatgataCTATATGAAGGTGACACCTTAGTCATACTTCACTTTTTGCTGCTTTAAAACTAATTATGTTTTTCGTGAACATAGGCACATAGAGAACTTCCTATAAGTATGGGAATCTCTTATCAGCAGTCAAGTTTTGTTTGGAGAATTTCAATCTTCATATACACCCTCAAATGCTGATTCGTATTTAATTAATGCCATGATTGATGTGGTGTTCAGTTAAATTCTGAATACATATAAGATTGCTCAACATATAAttagatatattatttttgttctttaaaagtaattttttattgtttttgctgGGGATCCAAAAGTTTGGATGATGGTCAAACTAAGATAATGGAAAGTAATTGTATTATGAATCTAGTCAGCAGTTTCTTCCATAGCATGCACACTAAACAACAATCAATAAGGTTGTCCAGTAGATCAGAGGTCctcattttttgattttaaacttCTTTTCTTCCTACGTTAATAGTAGAAGACAGGGATACTGATCATTGATATATGCAGGCtttaaagaaattaaaagaCGGAGATGCTATAATGGCGATGGATCCAAGACTTCGACGGAATCCAGCATCTATTTTGGTGGTGGAGAAGGTTCTAAAATTAGCTCACAACTGCCTTGCACCTTCGAGGCAAACAAGGCCTGTAATGCAGAAATGTGCCGAAATATTATGGAGAATCAGAAAAGAATACAATGAAAAAAGTCTTAATACTGCCGCTCTACCTATTGCCAATTCTGCAAATGTAGTCCAGGGGGATGCTAGGAAGAATCGACATACTTATTTTGGAATCGAAGATAGTGAAAGCTATAGGTTTCGTTCTGCTTGACTTGCCAAAGCATGGAGTTTGTAATTATTTTTGCTTTCAATACATGTCTATATACCACATATCTTTCAGTTTTGAGGACCAGATCCCTAATTTTTGATTCATTCTTTTTGGCTGGAATGTATTTTTCGGATGTACCTATTATCCAAAGATGTTCTAAATTGCATCTCTGCGAGTGTATATGACATGTAGAATATGCATGAATGTTGTGTGATTGTTCATTGCATATGCTTGATAATGTCCTAAAGATGCAAATATTAGGCAAACACTATTGCACCGGAAATAGAGTTATTGTGGTTGAATATTTAACTGTTGTAGATTGGAAATGTGATTTGGTAACAGTGTTATCATGTCCTCGGCTATTGCAGTGTTTTTGGCACATGAGATTGAGCTGTTTGCAAGTTGCATTAGCACACATTGTCAGTGCCATGtagggatggcaatcgggtcggatcgggtcgggtatgaccaaatccatatccaaacccgaaattTTTATCcatacccgaacccgacccgaacccgaaaaatacccgaaaatgaatacccgaacccgatccaatgGATTTTGGATCGGATTCGGGtatacccgaaacccgaaattttttttgaattgaatatccgaaacccgaaacccaaacccaaaatctgaaaatatttataattataaatattgcaCTCGAAATCGTACTCGCGACATGGAGCactatgatatatgaatttaatcattttcaatcattatattacaatatcaatttagtttatatatatataattaatatattattaatcaaccCAATTAGAAAATGTTTATTCACCATATTAACCTCTTGAATCattctataatttaattttatatgatttaattattagtcaatttttaagttaaagataaatatatattctaaaaaatatataatatatatatatgatatgtaatatattaagttatatataaaataatatgtatataatattatatgtatatataatattatatattcaggtttttttcgggtttcgggttcggatcgggtttggatcggatttcggatttcggatcgggtttcggatcggtatacctaatatccaaatccaaatccaaaaattttcgggtttgaaaattaaatccatatccaaatccaaatccaaaaaatcgggttcggtatatccaaaatttcgggtttcggatctgatatccgtcggatcggattattttgcCATCCCTAGTGCCATGTCTACTCAAATTTATGTCAATATTGGAAAAGAAACATACCTAAACATCTGCTGGAATAGCTCAGTTGGTTAGAGCGTGTGGCTGTTAACCACAAGGTCGGAGGTTcgacccctccttctagcgtttcttttcttttgcccTTTCATTTTGATTTCGGTTACTTACTTTACAGACTCAAAAGTGGCAGATTGCTCCATATACGGAGTGAGGGATAgtcatttataattatataataaaaagtcGTGATCTTGGAATCTTGATCAATAATTTAggctttattaaaatttaaatctgTTACTCCTTAGGCTTGTGAGTAAAGTTATGCATACTAATTACTTCAGCACTTATTTATAAGCCTAATGGATGCTTTATATTTGACTTTGTAGCTAATTTGACTACTCTATGCGCTTCTGATTTTcaaataaacatattttttttcttaaaaattactCATATATTCAGCAGAAAAAGTTAGGAATCAGGACTTTAGGAGTAATACTTGTGACTCGACACACACTAAAACACACTCATTTTTCACACAGCAAGTCATGAAAAGTTCCAAACTTTTCTCTTCCGTCCATTCCTCCTCTGCTGTTTCCAATACCCATCTCACACTCACAGACCACATGTGAAATAAACATGTGATACCATTACTATTTGTGTAGTTTAGTTCCCAAAACCCCATCAATCAGTTTcacttttctctctctttttcttccctgatattattttcatttctgtATTTAAACAACACCCACATCATTTTCAGTGATCAGCACCATAAAAATCACACCTTTTTGTTTATCTGAGCATATTCCCAGTTCTCTCTCATTTAGCCCATCTCTACATTTCGGGAAAAATAGTATCTTGATAAGCTTGTGTCAAGAAAGGTGCTTGCCTTTCTTACTTGGTACTTTTGTGCTCTACTCATTTTTTCTTACAATTATGTATATTCTTGTGCTTAGAAAATATCTTTTGTGATTGTAGAGTGATAGTGTCTGGTAATGTGTTGTtgaatttttatgtttttttgtgATGAAGATATGTAATATGCTGTGTTGCTTGAGAATTGTTTAACTGTGTTTTTTAGTTATGGAGGCTACTAAAAAAGCCAACGGTGCTCCTAAGAAAATCCCAGCTGTTGCTAATCCACTAGCTGAAAAGCCACTGGATATTGCATCCAATATCAATTATCATGCTCAATATAGTCCTCATTTTTCTCCTTTCAAGTTTGAGCCAGAACAAGCCTATTATGCAGCTGCTGAGAGTGTTCGAGATCGTCTCGTGCAGGTGATGAATCTTGCTGGCCTCTTCGATTATGTATATAAGTTATTGTTAAATCTTTTGCTGAGATTTTGCATTTATGAACATTAAAACTGTGGAACTATTTACTGATGTTAATCGTGTCATGTGGTTGTGAGTTCTGccatataaattaaaagtcGAGACACATGATTTTTTGAAGGTACTGCTTAAGCTTTATAAATAGCTTTGAGCTGATTCTATCTGTTTTATCTGTACAATTTTGTACACTAATATACACTTTTACAGTGTATGGAATGAGAATGTTTCATACAATTATTCATGTTGTCAACTTTCTTTGTAAATAGCTGTTACCTCCAAACTGAAAGCATAAGACTATAAGAGGTGACTTTTTTTATATACGATGAAGTTGAAGGAGCATTCCAATATTTTTGATTTGAATACCAGTCAGAAGTTATTTTAGCGTCTTCTCAATTACCATcagtttcctttcttttttttcttcttcatttttGGGTAAAAGTGTGCTTAATTTCTACAATCTGTTGTTcgaatgagattatgagaattaGTTCTTGACCCTGGAGACTTAATTTTTACCTTTTCTGACTGTATATTATACCAGAAAGCATTTGCTTAGTTTAGAATATCAGCTCAAATTCTTAGGCCAAAGAAGTCATTTGTTGATAAACATTTTTCTTCTGCAGCAATGGAATGAGACCTATCTGCATTACCACAAAGTTGACCCTAAGCAGACCTACTATCTGTCTATGGAGTTTCTCCAAGGTCGAGCTTTGACCAATGCAATCGGAAATTTGGACATTCAAGATGCATATGCTGATGCTTTAAACAAACTTGGTCATGAACTTGAAGAAATTGTTGAACAGGTAATCCAACTCATAAACATCTCATTTGTTAATAAGCTGATATATTTGTGTGCGCGCAGTGTACTTGATTAATAAAATCGAATTTTGCAGGAAAAAGATGCAGCACTCGGAAATGGTGGTCTAGGAAGACTTGCATCTTGTTTTCTTGACTCCATGGCAACACTAAGTTTGCCAGCATGGGGATATGGTTTAAGGTACAGGTATGGGCTTTTCAAACAGCGGATCACAAAAGCAGGTCAGGAAGAAACTGCTGAAGACTGGCTAGAGGTAGAATACCTTGATGTCCTTTAGAATGTTATATCTGTTTTTGACATATAAGAACTTGATTTTTTGTGAAAACTCCTGCAGAAGTTTAGCCCTTGGGAAGTCGTCAGGCATGATGTAGTCTTCCCTGTTCGATTCTTTGGTCATGTCGAAGTTCAGCCTGATGGATCGTAAGTCATTGCATCAGTTTTGGTTGCTTTGAGTGAATCAGTTTATACTTATTTGAGAAAACTAATATGTGGTGTAGATGGCATAGTGATTCCTACAGCTAATTATTTTTACATTCTGTTATTGGCTGTATACTGTACTACAGCCGGAACTGGGCGGGTGGAGAAGTTTTACAAGCTTTAGCATATGATGTGCCAATTCCTGGATACAAAACAAAGAACACCAACAGTCTTCGTCTTTGGGAAGCAAAAGCAATTTCTGAAGACTTTAATCTGTTTCAATTTAATGATGGACAGTACGAAGCTGCTGCACAACTCCATTCTAAAGCTCAGCAGGCAGGTTTTTAGTCAGTATTTTGATAGAATACACTACACATATGATAAAAACGGTCTAATTTTCACAGAACTCACGGAAAGATTATTGATGGTGCAGATCTGTGATGTTTTATACCCTGGCGATGCTACAGAAAATGGGAAGCTTCTACGCTTGAAGCAACAATATTTTTTGTGCAGTGCATCACTTCAGGTTGCTTAttctctctctgtgtgtgtttAAACGTATCCTCATTTTCACTGTGGGTACGTACTCTGTGATTACATATATATCCTTTTTAAcatacactttatactatgCCATTATTATCAAGCATGGCAACAATGCTAGTTACAAGAAACGGTAGGTAGTACATATTGTCCCATTATATgcttattaatttaaaagaatttctggatcaattaatatttttaggacGCTCCTTATGCTACAATTGCATTTTTGCATAAGTTTACTTGTTGATGAAAACATTCAACTCAGTATCACCGGATCTATTATGTAGGATATTTGAATTATGCTAATGATGGTAAATATGCAATTTAGTGGTggtaaatatgaaaaagaaaattttatactcTTTACCCAGTGGAAGGGACATACAAATACTATTTACGTAGGATAGGGAGCAAATGcccaaattataataatacacaGCATAATTTTAGCCTTATCAAGGTTattgtacatatatgatgaactCTTTAGTTACCCGGGGAGTATGCATATCTTTCCTTGGGCAAATGGCTTAGAACGACACAAAAACGTTTTTTCTCATGCTATTTATAATTTCGGAATCCTTTTCAGGACATAATTTTCAGATTCAAGGAGAGAAAAGATGGATCTCTGCGACCATGGTCGGAGTTCCCTAGCAAGGTTGCTGTGCAACTCAATGATACACACCCAACTCTTGCAATACCTGAGCTTATGAGAATATTAATGGATGAGGAAGGACTTGGGTGGGATGAGGCATGGGATGTAACAACAAAGTACTGTTCTGCTTCTTTTTTGTTTGgagaaatataattatttgtctaCTGATTATATGAGCTTAATGTTTTGTTACCTGCGACTTTCTAGTGTTTTGTAATGTATCTTTGTCAAAGAAATTAACTTTAGTTGTATACTTGTATTTACCTAGGACAATTGCTTACACAAATCACACTGTCCTACCTGAAGCTTTAGAGAAATGGTCACAAATTGTAATGTCTAAGCTTCTTCCACGTCATATGGAAATTATAGAAGAAATCGACAAAAGGGTAATCAGTCAGTCCTATCATTACAAATTTAATCTGCATCGGCGTAAATAGTAATTATTGTCTATATAAGTTTAAACTTCTTGCAGTTTATAGCAATGATACAGTCGAAACGTCCTGAACTTGAGAGCAAAATCTCTGGGATGCGCATATTGGATCATAATCCTAAAAAACCAGTTGTGCGGATGGCTAATCTCTGTGTGGTGTCAGCACACACGGTAAATCTTTCATActtatacaataaattttaaattatatcatcctttgCGGCTTTGCATTCGATCTAATTTGCTGTTAGGCCTGTTTATATAAGCATGATTATCATTGAGCTTTTGGTGTTCTGTTTTCCATTTCTTTGCAGGTGAATGGTGTTGCCCAGTTACACAGTGATATTTTAAAGAACGAGTTATTTGCAGACTATGTTTCAGTATGGCCTACCAAGTTCCAGAACAAGACAAATGGCATAACGCCTCGTCGCTGGTTACGATTCTGTAGTCCTGAGCTAAGTCAGCTGATTACCAAATGGTTGAAAACTGACCAATGGGTGACAAATCTTGACCTACTCACGGATCTTCGAAAAGTATGTTGCATAAAATATGTTTCAGAACATATTGAAAATATGAGTTTAAACCGTTGCTTTCTTGCAGAGCAATAATAGGACTGTTGACACTTCTTTGTGCAGTTTGCTGATAATGCAGACCTTCATGCTGAATGGGAATCAGCCAAGATGGCTAACAAGCAGCGACTAGCTCGGTACATATTGCGAGTCACAGGTGTGAGCATCGACCCCAATAGCCTTTTTGACATACAGGTCAAGCGTATCCATGAGTACAAAAGGCAGCTGTTAAACATTTTAGGAGTGGTATACAGATACAAGAAACTAAAGGTGGGTTTCAGTTATTTTTCGATACTCTTTTGCAATTACAGGCTATATAACCTGACCACCTTAATCAATATCCAAGAATCTGTAATACCAGAAGATGAATATTTAGCACTTTGTCCGAGGTACAAGCATCCAGGGAGCAGAACCCGTAAGGGTCAAGCGGGGCCAAAACcccttatttcttttaaaaataccaTGATGTTAATTGTGAAGGTCAGGTGGCTTGATTATTATAGGGAGACTGTTACTGATATAGGCTGAAACCTTATATAGCTCGATTATTTCAGATTAATAATAAGAAAACATACAACTATTAAAGATATATCAGTATTTGATCATTAAATAactttgaatttatatttttatcatctcAATATAGGGAGACACCCTCCCCCCTCTTTTTAGAGGGTTAGTTCAGCCACTGCAAGCCACCAAATTTATGTTCTTATATCATAATGGTACAGCTTTAGAGTGCAAGTATCTATTAACTATGTTGCTAGTCATACCTTGAATCACAATTGCAGTTTGTACTGCTACAGTCCTCGATAGCACTATTTTCTGTTTCCTATATGAGTATCGGGTAATGCTCCATGCTAATATTCTTGTTTGTACGCATTGCTTGGATTGTTTGGGAAAAAGTTTACTATACATCATTCTAGATTATACTCAACCTCGAATTAATTTGTGGATGACTCTTGACAGGAAATGAGCCCTGAAGAACGGAAAAATACCACATCACGCACCATCATGATTGGGGGCAAAGCATTTGCGACATACACCAATGCTAAAAGAATAGTCAAGCTGGTGGATGATGTTGGTGCTGTTGTCAATAGTGACACCGAAGTTAATTCTTACCTAAAGGTAAATCTATaatccgtccctctcatttttttttacagttttCTTCTACTgcttggcacacattttaagttgtatataaagtatagtttcgtagcttatttaaaaaaattctttttttgtataaaaaattacacaataaacttttattcagaaggaaaaaagtttaaattagtttatgaaactatactttaaaggaGCCTTACAATGTGTGTTGAGCCCTTTGTCCccaacgtaaagaaatgagggggacagagggataTTCGGACTTCTTAAGGTGATAAAAGCTCAGTCTTCTTTTTTGGTGTTAACGAGCCTAAAATTTAACTATTGCTTTACAGCTATTTTGTTCTGAAGTATATGGCCATTAATATGCAATCCTATGTAAACTAAATTTGCGTACAAATTTTGCAATGTTGTCTCGTTGCATTTGTGCTTCACTAGCACTAGTTTCACAAAcatttgtaataattttaactttCAGGTTGTCTTTGTTCCTAATTACAACGTTTCCGTCGCGGAAATGCTTATTCCGGGGAGTGAACTATCACAACATATTAGCACAGCAGGAATGGAAGCAAGTGGGACAAGCAATATGAAATTTGCACTAAATGGTTGTCTCATAATAGGAACGTTGGACGGGGCAAATGTGGAAATCAGAGAAGAAGTTGGGGAGGAGAATTTCTTCCTCTTCGGTGCAACTGCAGATGAAGTTCCACGACTACGTCAAGAGAGAGAAAATGGACTGGTAGGATGCTAAGCCTTTCCACCCTTCTCTagataaacttttttttttttgccaagtaaATGAACTTATTTATACCAACATGAAATGAAGACGTGTATTTTCTTTAGTGTTAACCTTGTATTACCAGTTCTTTCTTTTTTACATGTCCATCTAAGTATTTTTGTTCTTCCTAAATATTTAGCTGTACATTTTGTTTCAGATCACTTTCTTGTGACTGTCTTATGTTGATGATTATGCAGTTTAAACCAGATGCTAGATTTGAAGAAGCCAAAGAGTTTATAAGGTCTGGAGCATTTGGAAGCTATGACTACAATCCACTCCTTGATTCGCTAGAGGGCAACTCTGGATATGGCCGTGGTGATTATTTCCTAGTTGGTTATGATT
This region includes:
- the LOC108208895 gene encoding alpha-glucan phosphorylase, H isozyme — translated: MEATKKANGAPKKIPAVANPLAEKPLDIASNINYHAQYSPHFSPFKFEPEQAYYAAAESVRDRLVQQWNETYLHYHKVDPKQTYYLSMEFLQGRALTNAIGNLDIQDAYADALNKLGHELEEIVEQEKDAALGNGGLGRLASCFLDSMATLSLPAWGYGLRYRYGLFKQRITKAGQEETAEDWLEKFSPWEVVRHDVVFPVRFFGHVEVQPDGSRNWAGGEVLQALAYDVPIPGYKTKNTNSLRLWEAKAISEDFNLFQFNDGQYEAAAQLHSKAQQICDVLYPGDATENGKLLRLKQQYFLCSASLQDIIFRFKERKDGSLRPWSEFPSKVAVQLNDTHPTLAIPELMRILMDEEGLGWDEAWDVTTKTIAYTNHTVLPEALEKWSQIVMSKLLPRHMEIIEEIDKRFIAMIQSKRPELESKISGMRILDHNPKKPVVRMANLCVVSAHTVNGVAQLHSDILKNELFADYVSVWPTKFQNKTNGITPRRWLRFCSPELSQLITKWLKTDQWVTNLDLLTDLRKFADNADLHAEWESAKMANKQRLARYILRVTGVSIDPNSLFDIQVKRIHEYKRQLLNILGVVYRYKKLKEMSPEERKNTTSRTIMIGGKAFATYTNAKRIVKLVDDVGAVVNSDTEVNSYLKVVFVPNYNVSVAEMLIPGSELSQHISTAGMEASGTSNMKFALNGCLIIGTLDGANVEIREEVGEENFFLFGATADEVPRLRQERENGLFKPDARFEEAKEFIRSGAFGSYDYNPLLDSLEGNSGYGRGDYFLVGYDFPSYIDAQTKVDEAYKDRKRWTKMSILSTAGSGKFSSDRTIGQYAKEIWNIEQCIVP